The Heliomicrobium gestii genome segment CGTCAGGGCATCGGCAAAACCGTGGATCAGCGGCGTCATGTATTCCAACGGCATCGCCTCCTCGCTACCGATAGGCCAAGATCAGAACCCGCTCCATCCGACCGGCAAGGGCAACGCAAGCAGTTCACGAAAAACGAGGACAGTAGTGGCGCCGAGCAAAGCGCCATAGAGCACACACCGCCACCAGGCATACCGTCCCAGACGGCGGGTGAGCAGGGTCACCATGCCAACGGTTGCGCTGCCAAACCCGAGGACATCCATGGCGAGCACGTATACGGCGACGAGAAGAAAAAGTTCTGCCACGGCCAGAAATTCTCCGTGCGATACGATCGGCCCCCGCATCTCCGAATCCGAAGTATTTGGATAAGTCGCTTCCTGCGCCTGCGTTTCCTGATCCCTTTTTTCGTTATCCTTTGTATCGTTGCCCTTTGTTCCCCGGCCCTTCGTTTCGTGGTCCTTTGTTTCGCGATCCTGCATTTCCCGCTCTGTCGCTGCCAGTTCCTGTCCCTCATGATGTTGCGTTTGCGATGCAAGGCCGCCGCCCTGTTGCCATTGCCTCTCTCTGCCCCACTCCTGCTGCCCGATTCGTCCTCTGCTGGCAAAATAATCTTTGAGGGCGCGAGCCGTCAGCAAAAGGGATAAGAAGGCGAGCAACAGCCCGATCCACAAGGGC includes the following:
- a CDS encoding tripartite tricarboxylate transporter TctB family protein → MASSVACFLLAVAAVVSAAAMPRGAVGAGMAPGVLPLWIGLLLAFLSLLLTARALKDYFASRGRIGQQEWGRERQWQQGGGLASQTQHHEGQELAATEREMQDRETKDHETKGRGTKGNDTKDNEKRDQETQAQEATYPNTSDSEMRGPIVSHGEFLAVAELFLLVAVYVLAMDVLGFGSATVGMVTLLTRRLGRYAWWRCVLYGALLGATTVLVFRELLALPLPVGWSGF